Below is a window of Synechococcus sp. RSCCF101 DNA.
CCAGCGGCACCCTGCTGTGCTTCCTCCATGCCGACACATTGATTCCGCCGGATCTGACCCGGCTCGCCGCCCGGACGCTCTCGGACCACTCGATCGCCTGCGCCGGCTTCATCTCGGTCATGCGCACGGGAGGCCGGGTCTGCTGGGTGGTCACCGCCATGAACCTGCTGAAGACCCATCTGGCACCCCTGCTGTTCCGCCCGCTCGCCTTCTGCAGGGGACTGCGGCTGCTGTTCGGCGATCAGGTCATGGTCCTGCGGCGCGAGACCTTCTGGGCCGACGGTGGCTTTGACGAACGCCTGACCCTTCTGGAGGACGGCGACCTCTGCCTGAGGATCGTGAACCAGGGCCGGCTGACACTGATCCCCCGTCTGGTGGAGAGTTCCGGGCGACGGGTGCGGGCCTGGGGTTCATTCAGGGCCATCACGACCTATCTGTCGATCGGGATTCTCTGGGGCCTCGGGGTGGCCCCGGAGCGCATGCGCCGCTTCTACGAGGACGTGCGCTGATTCAGGCCCCAGTCGTAGGGGAGATGCACCAGGCGAAGCGCCGCTGGAGAGACCGCAGCGGCATCGTCCAGGTGGGGAAGGATGTACTCCGCCACCGAGCTGGCGGAGGCCAGGAAATCGGAGCGGTACCACTGGAAGATGCGGCTGCAGAAGAGAAGGCCCCGATCCCCCTCGAGGTGAACCTTCTCGGAATTGCGGATGAACCGGTTGCGGTCCTCATCGAGCTGGCGATCGATGCGTCCGGGCTCATAGGCATGGTTTCGCAGCAGCGGACAGCCCCGCGAGGCGCAGACGATGGCGAAGTGAATGCGCGGATCCCCCAGACGCCGCAGCATCACGTTCTCGATCCAGGCCAGGCTGATGGACGCTCCATCCAGCCGATGCAGCCGCCGGTTGAAGAAGGCCAGCAGAGCGGGCCAGTTGGGCAGCCCCAGCAGGGTGGGACGGATGGAGGCGATCGGATAGGCCCGCAGAACGGCCTGAATCGTGAAGGCGTTGTAGAGGTTGATCCAGTGCGCCAGATGGTCCGCACGATCAGACGTGTGACGTGACTGGCCCTCCAGCCACGACTGCAGGGTGTCGCGATCGTGCCGCTGCCAGTTCTCGTAATCCACCCGGCCGGCCGAATCGACGTAGCGACGCAGCAGCCCGTCCCAGATCAGCGGATCACGCATTGCGGTATGGATGGATCAGGCCAACGCAACGGCGTGCTCGTTCACCAGGGCACCGAGGCGAATCTTGCGTTCGAGCAGGCAGGCGTGACCGCTGCCGGGCAGCTGAACGGTGGAAGCCCTGCGGAAACGCTGGCTGAGGGCTGCGGCTTCGGCCACCGATGGCAACAGACGATCAGCCCCCGACGCCAGCAGCAGCACCGGCTGCTCAATCCGCTCCAGCGGCAGCTGCCGGGCTGAAAAGTCCGCCAGCAGGGAGAGGCGCCAGGCGGCACTGCGGGGCTGCACCGAGCGCATCGCCTGGAGCAGGGCCCTCTGATTGGCCGGGGACACGCGATGCTGCGCAATCAGGAAGGGCAGCAGGGCCGCAGCCGACAGGCCGTAGATGGCGCGCGGCAGCGAGGACACGAGGTCCGCTCCCCAGCGAATCCATGGCTGCCCCATGGCCGAGGAGGCGGGGTTGATCAGGATCAGGGCATCGATCAGTTCAGGATGGCTCGCCGCCACCTGCAGAGCCAGGCAGGCTCCGAAGGATTCGCCGCAGAGAATCCGGGGTGCGCGGCGCGCGAAGCGGTTCCCCGCAGTCAGCAGGTCGACCATCTGTGCGCGAAGGCTGTCCCAGCTCGAGCAATCATCCGGGGGAATGGACACGGCCTGGACGTCGACCCTGGCCGTCAGGCCGGACAGCTGGGGACGAATCAGATCGCCTGTGCCGTCCATGCCCGGCAGATAGACGAGCTGTGGCCGCCCTGAACCGGCGTCACGAGGTGCCCGCGGCCACAGAGTGCTCAGACGGAGGCTCATGTCACGTCAGGATCACGGCAGGAGGCAGGGCGTCAGACACAGGCACGGCGGAGCATGGCGGCGATGTCGTCCCGGCAGTGCCGGGTGAGCTCCCGGGCCAGCAGAGCGCCCCGGCGGCCCCGATAGCGGCGGCGAGCCGGTTCATCGATCAGAACGGGATGTCCCACCGTCAGGTGCACCTGCCGGTAGACCGTGGCGTGGTGCCATCCCTGCTGCGCGAACAACGGTTCGCTGGGGTCCATCCACTGGAACAGACGGAACGGCGCCAGGCCGAACGCATGCTCATCCCGTGAGGCGATGGCCACGGGCAGCACCATCAACCGATCCACCGGAGCCCTGTAGGCCAGGTGGGCGAAGCCCCGGTGAAACGGGCTGAGACTTGCCGGCGGGCTGCCGGCCTGGGTCATCGGCTGCGGTCCCTCCGGGAAGATGCCGACGGTCTGGCGGGCCAGAAGCAGGTCGCTGGTCTGCCGGAAATAGTCGGCGTTCCTGTTGCCACCTGCGGTGAAGGGGTAGGCGCCCATGGCCGTGACGAACTCCCTGAGAGCCGGCACGTTGCCCATGTAGGCATGGGCTGCAAACCGCACGGAACGGTTGAGCAGAGCCATCACCAGGGGCACATCGAGCAGGCTGCGGTGATTGCTCACCACCACAACACGACTGGATTCCGGCACACGATCGGCATGCTCGATCGACACCGAGGTGTTCAGGGCCCGCAGCAGAGCGCGAGAAGCGAGCAGCGGAGGGCTGGCTGATCGATTCAGGGTCTGGAACGGAGTCATCGTGCGCAAGACTCGCAGCGATCAGCGCCTGTGTCGATCTGGGGCGATGAACGAGGAATGGCACGACCACCTCCGGGAATGGCGCAACCGGAGGCGGTCCATCGGGACAGATCAGGCTTCCCTGGAACTGGGGGCCAGATCGCTGGGACGGGAGAGAACGAAGACCACCATGGACGTCAGTGCGACGACGACGATGATCAGTCCTGCAATGGCGGCGCTGTAATCGGATTCCATGGCTTCAACCGAGTCCGATCTGACCGAGGATGCTCTGACCGGTAAGGAGCTCGGTGGCCAGACCGATCACGAAGCCGAGCATGGCGAGGCGACCGTTCCAGGTTTCGGCGAAGCCAACGAACCCGAAGCGGGAAGGCGCGTTGTCCATGGGGAAGAACCAACTTCCCCAACCTTAACACTCCGTAACATTGCCTGCACGGCGTCGGGTCAGCGAGACCAGAGATCCCTTGGGGATTCCTCCGCAGCGCGGCCACGCTTCAGGGGGCGAGCGGAGCCGGCGCCCGGAACCCCGCTACTGGGCTCATGAAGGCTGGCGGCCACGGCGGCAATCTCCTTGCAGAAGGCGGGATGGCGGATCAGCAACCTGGCGATGGCAGCCGCCTTGCCTTCGATCGCACCGAGGTCGTAATCGCGGAACACAGGAGCCGGGCTTTTGCTTTCGACGCTTGTGGCGGTCTCCTGAACAGCCTGATGAATGAGATCGCGCACGTGGCGTTCGGCCTGATCCCACTTCACGTAGTCAACGGCCTCGCTCTTGTTGGCAAACACGCGGTTGCCGACCTGGTACACCTCCCTGATCTCGGGGATCTCCGATGCCAGGAGCTCCTCCTCGCTCATACCGGCTCACCGCTCAACCCCTGTCCTAGCGAGAGCCCTCCGACACGGCCACGCTGCGATGGGGCCAGGCGGCAACGGTGGCTGACAGATCTCCTGGCATGGCTAGCAGTGGAACGTGCACACGGCGGCAGCGGCATCAGCCATCAGACGGGCCGAAGGACTGCCTGCCGCGATCGGCACCATCCCGACTCGGAGCCTCAGGCCAGCCATGAAGCCACCTCTACCCCCGTTTGATCGCACCACCGCCATCCAGAAAGCGCGGATGGCTGAGGATGCCTGGAATTCCAGGGATCCAGGCAGGGTGAGCCTGGCCTACAGCGAGGACAGCATCTGGCGGAATCGAGCCGAGTTCATCCGGGGACGGGCCGAGATTGAGGCCTTCCTGAAGCGCAAGTGGGCCCGTGAGCTGGACTACCGCCTGATCAAGGAGGTGTGGGCCTGGCACGAGAACAGAAT
It encodes the following:
- a CDS encoding TIGR04283 family arsenosugar biosynthesis glycosyltransferase → MSADAPERMSVIIPTLDEEDCLARTLRSVQALDPPAWEVLVVDGGSRDGTIRIAEAAGATVLRCARAGRGVQMNAGARAASGTLLCFLHADTLIPPDLTRLAARTLSDHSIACAGFISVMRTGGRVCWVVTAMNLLKTHLAPLLFRPLAFCRGLRLLFGDQVMVLRRETFWADGGFDERLTLLEDGDLCLRIVNQGRLTLIPRLVESSGRRVRAWGSFRAITTYLSIGILWGLGVAPERMRRFYEDVR
- a CDS encoding DUF547 domain-containing protein, yielding MRDPLIWDGLLRRYVDSAGRVDYENWQRHDRDTLQSWLEGQSRHTSDRADHLAHWINLYNAFTIQAVLRAYPIASIRPTLLGLPNWPALLAFFNRRLHRLDGASISLAWIENVMLRRLGDPRIHFAIVCASRGCPLLRNHAYEPGRIDRQLDEDRNRFIRNSEKVHLEGDRGLLFCSRIFQWYRSDFLASASSVAEYILPHLDDAAAVSPAALRLVHLPYDWGLNQRTSS
- a CDS encoding alpha/beta fold hydrolase, which produces MVDLLTAGNRFARRAPRILCGESFGACLALQVAASHPELIDALILINPASSAMGQPWIRWGADLVSSLPRAIYGLSAAALLPFLIAQHRVSPANQRALLQAMRSVQPRSAAWRLSLLADFSARQLPLERIEQPVLLLASGADRLLPSVAEAAALSQRFRRASTVQLPGSGHACLLERKIRLGALVNEHAVALA
- a CDS encoding 1-acyl-sn-glycerol-3-phosphate acyltransferase, which translates into the protein MTPFQTLNRSASPPLLASRALLRALNTSVSIEHADRVPESSRVVVVSNHRSLLDVPLVMALLNRSVRFAAHAYMGNVPALREFVTAMGAYPFTAGGNRNADYFRQTSDLLLARQTVGIFPEGPQPMTQAGSPPASLSPFHRGFAHLAYRAPVDRLMVLPVAIASRDEHAFGLAPFRLFQWMDPSEPLFAQQGWHHATVYRQVHLTVGHPVLIDEPARRRYRGRRGALLARELTRHCRDDIAAMLRRACV
- a CDS encoding chlorophyll a/b-binding protein, producing the protein MDNAPSRFGFVGFAETWNGRLAMLGFVIGLATELLTGQSILGQIGLG
- a CDS encoding nuclear transport factor 2 family protein, coding for MKPPLPPFDRTTAIQKARMAEDAWNSRDPGRVSLAYSEDSIWRNRAEFIRGRAEIEAFLKRKWARELDYRLIKEVWAWHENRIAVRFQYEWHDDSGNWFRAHGNENWEFDPQGLMRRREASINDVPIRESDRLFHWPQGPRPADHPGLTDLGL